A stretch of Episyrphus balteatus chromosome 2, idEpiBalt1.1, whole genome shotgun sequence DNA encodes these proteins:
- the LOC129911798 gene encoding solute carrier family 35 member C2 codes for MSTSRYERLSTNQKGELFQNDEENELDDHHHHRLDVATQHAASSKLMQLAVGTLAIICLYLSLSISLTFYQGWLIKHLKFPLSIVSYHLVVKYMMSACVRSVMPLFNGNTRVQLDCKTSIRKMAPTGIASGIDIGFSGWGLELVKISLYTMTKSSTIIFILIFAIILGLEKKSWALMGIVVMIATGLFMFTYKSTQFDALGFTFLLVASLSSGIRWTFAQFVMQKSKLGLHNPVDMIYHMQPWMILSVVPFTIAFEGERLMNVVNQLPTYPTSDIVYLVLKISAGAILAFFMELSEFLVLSRTSSLTLSISGIFKDICQLALAVELNGDQLSLMNVLGLVVCLGGICCHVIHKYSTLTFQKPDEILFEETTNGNIRDNLTHSVVLHSSSGQKIPLLENTDSEDESHDQDDQNASEVIFDVLKRRDSSRR; via the exons ATGTCTACGTCACGTTACGAACGATTGAGCACAAATCAAAAAGGTGAACTCTTCCAAAACGATGAAGAAAACGAATTGGacgatcatcatcatcatcgtctagACGTGGCCACACAACATGCCGCTAGTTCGAAACTCATGCAACTGGCAGTCGGCACTTTGGCCATTATTTGTCTTTACCTTTCACTTTCTATTAGTTTGACTTTCTATCAAGGATGGCTTATAAAG CATTTGAAATTCCCTCTATCAATAGTTTCCTACCATCTGGTTGTTAAGTACATGATGTCGGCGTGTGTGCGCAGTGTCATGCCCCTGTTCAATGGCAACACGCGGGTACAACTCGATTGCAAAACCTCAATTCGTAAGATGGCTCCAACAGGTATAGCCAGTGGCATTGACATTGGCTTTTCCGGCTGGGGTCTGGAATTGGTCAAGATCTCATTATACACGATGACCAAGTCATccacaattatttttattctaatATTTGCAATTATTTTGGGTTTGGAGAAGAAGAGTTGGGCTTTGATGGGAATTGTGGTGATGATTGCCACGGGGTTATTTATGTTCACTTACAAATCCACTCAGTTTGATGCTTTGGGATTCACTTTTTTGCTTGTGGCATCTTTGAGTAGTGGAATTCGGTGGACTTTTGCACAATTTGTAATGCAAAAGTCTAAACTGGGATTGCATAATCCAGTGGATATGATTTATCATATGCAACCTTGGATGATTCTATCGGTTGTTCCATTTACAATTGCATTTGAAG GCGAACGTCTTATGAATGTTGTTAATCAACTTCCAACCTATCCCACCTCGGACATTGTTTATTTGGTATTGAAGATTAGCGCTGGAGCTATATTGGCATTCTTTATGGAATTAAGTGAATTTTTGGTTCTATCACGAACATCGAGCTTAACTCTTTCGATTTCTGGAATTTTTAAG gatatTTGCCAGTTGGCACTTGCAGTTGAACTTAATGGTGACCAATTGTCACTAATGAACGTACTTGGCTTGGTTGTCTGTTTGGGTGGCATCTGTTGCCATGTCATACACAAATATTCCACTTTAACATTTCAAAAACCCGATGAAATACTTTTCGAAGAAACCACCAACGGAAACATACGCGATAATTTAACACATTCAGTTGTCTTGCACAGTTCGTCTGGACAAAAAATACCCCTTCTTGAAAATACCGATTCAGAAGACGAGTCTCACGATCAGGACGATCAGAATGCATCTGAAGTGATATTTGATGTTCTCAAAAGAAGAGATTCATCTCGAAGATAG